The following nucleotide sequence is from Streptomyces xiamenensis.
CGCGCCGCTGCCGGGACATCAGCTCGGTGACGACCTCGGGGTCCAGCGCGGTGCCGCCCGCCACCACCCGGTCCAGGGCGTCCAGGAAGTCGTCGACCCGGCCCACCCGGTCCTTGAGCAGATAGCCCACGCCGCGTGCGCCGCCGCCGAGCAGTTCGGCGGCGTAGGTCTGCTCCACGTACTGCGACAGCACCAGCACCGGCAGCCCCGGCAGCTGTTCGCGGGCCGCCAGCGCCGCCCGCAGGCCCTCGTCGCGGAAGCCGGGCGGCAGCCGCACGTCCAGGACCGCCACGTCCGGGCGGTGTTCCAGGAGGAGGGGCAGCACCTCGGGCCCGGTGGCCGCAACCCCGGCCACCTCGTGACCGGCCGAGCGCAGCAGCAGGACCATGCCCTCCCGCAGCAGGGCGTTGTCCTCGGCGATCACCACACGCACGGCAGCTCCACTTCGATCTCGGTCGGTCCTCCGGCCGGCGACTGCACCCGCACGGTTCCGTCCAGGGCTGCCACCCGGCGGCGGATGCCGCTCAGGCCGGTGCCCCGTGTCTCGTCGGCGCCGCCCCGGCCGGTGTCGCGCACCCGCACCCGCAGCACGGTACGCCCGGCGTCCCCGGTGAGGTCCAGGTCCACGGTGGCGTGCTGCGCACCGCTGTGCTTGGCGGCGTTGGTCAGCGATTCGGCGACGGTGAAGTACGCGGCGGTCTCCACCGAGGCCGGGGCGCGCGGCCCGGTCTCCAGGGCGTCGGCGACCGTGACGGCGACCTCCAGGCCGCTGCCGGCCGCCAGCGCCCGCACGGCGCCGGCCAGGCCGCGGTCGGTGAGCACCGGCGGGTGGATGCCGCGGACGACGTGCCGCAGTTCGCCCAGTGCCTCCTCCGCCTGGTCCTGTGCCTCGTCCAGCAGCCGCCGCGCGGTCTCCGGGTCGCGGTCGTAGGCGCGGCGGGCCAGCCCCAGGCGCATGGACAGCGCCACCAGATGGGCCTGCGCGCCGTCGTGCAGGTCGCGCTCGATCCGGCGCAGTTCGGCGCCGTGCGCCGTGATCGCGCCGGCGCGGGTCGCGGTCAGCTGTTCCACGCGTTCGGCGAGCCGGACGGTGGGCGAGGGCAGCAGCAGGATCCGGGACCAGCGCGCGGAGAGGTCGGCGAGCCGGGTGATCAGGGGCAGGACCAGGGGCGGGCGGCGCAGCAGGCCGTGCCAGACGCCGTCCGCCAGCAGCCCGATGGGCCACAGCAGCAGGACCGCGTAGCTCAGGGCGGGCCCGTACAGCAGGTGAGCGCCCAGCCAGCGCAGGTCGCGGTGGGTGCTGGGGTCGGTGACGGACAGCCGTACCCGTTCGTACAGGTTGCCGGTCAGCGGCGGGTAGTGCTCGGGGACCGGGACGCCGCTCCACCGCGCGCTGCGGGTGCGCTCGAAGTGCGCCACCCGGCGCAGCAGCAGGACGAACTCCGGCAGTGCCGCCGCGCCGATCACCAGCAGGGAGGCGCCGGCCGCCGTCAGCCCCACGCCGACCATCAGATAGTTGAACAGACCGAGCGCGCCGCCGATCAGCAGATGGATCGAGGCCCGCCAGGTCGTCCGGAGCAGCTCAGGCACCCGCACAGCGTAGGGGAGCGGACGGCGCGGGCGCGGTGGAGCCCGCTCCACCATGCTCCGGGGGGTCCGCACGCTCGGCACGCCGCGGTGTGCAAACCAGACTGGGGCCCATGAAACCGCTGCTCTGGTGTGTGCTTCTCCTTTCCCTGACCGTCAATCTGAGCGTCAACTTCGTCGTCGACGAGGGGGCGTTGCAGATTCTGCTGAGCGTCTGTTCCGGGGTGGTGCTCATCGGTTCGGGCATCGGCCTGTGGATGCTGCGCGACCGGGGCGACGCTCAGGTGTACTGATCCGCCGGGGATACTGGTCCGTATGGCCGACTACCACGACGATCTGCGGCTGGCCCATGTGCTGGCGGACGCCGCCGACGCGCTCACCATGGACCGCTTCAAGGCGATCGACCTCCAGGTGGCCACCAAGCCCGACATGACGCCCGTCACCGAGGCGGACCGCGCGGTGGAGGAGCTGATCCGCTCCCAGCTGGGCCGGGCCCGGCCGCGCGACAGCGTCCTGGGCGAGGAGTACGGCACCAGCCAGGGGGCGGACACCGCCCGGCGCTGGATCATCGATCCCATCGACGGCACCAAGAACTATGTGCGCGGTGTCCCGGTGTGGGCCACCCTGATCGCGCTGCTGGAGCGGGACGCGGACGGCGTGGAACGTCCCGTCGTCGGCCTGGTCTCCGCCCCGGCGCTGCACCGCCGCTGGTGGGCGGCGCTGGGGTCCGGCGCGTACACCGGGCGCAACCTGGCCTCCGCGACCCGGATGCGGGTCTCGCAGGTGGGGGAGGTGGCGGACGCCTCGTTCGCCTACTCCTCGCTCACCGGCTGGCAGGAGCGCGGCAAGCTGGGCAGCTTCCTGGAACTGTCCCGCAAGGTGTGGCGCACCCGCGCCTACGGGGATTTCTGGCCGTACATGATGGTCGCCGAGGGCTCGGTCGATCTGTGTGCCGAGCCGGAGCTGTCGGTGTGGGACATGGCGGCCAACGCGATCATCGTCACCGAGGCCGGGGGCCGGTTCACCGCGCTGGACGGCACGGACGGTCCCCTCGGCGCGGACGGCGCGGCCTCCAACGGGCTGCTGCACGACGCGCTGCTGGCGCACCTGGGGTACGTGCCGGGCGCCGCGTAGCCACGCCGCGTCCGTTCCGTTCTCCGCACAGGCCGGAGCGGCCGTCCCCGCCCACGGGGTCCGGCCGCTCCGGTTTTGTTACGGCAGGCGCCGGTCAGCCACGGAGGGCCTGTACCGCGGTCTGCAGCCGCTTGCCGTAATCCTCGTCCGCCCGGCGGAAGTTCTCGATCGCCCGCTCGGCGATGTCGTCCCGCGACACCTGGGCGATGAAGCCGGCCAGGTTGTTGATCAGGCGTTCCTTCTCCTCCTCCGACATCAGCCGGTAGAGGTTGCCGGCCTGCACGAAGTCGTCGTCCTCGGCGTGCGAGGGCGTCGCGTGCCCGTCGGTGGTGCCGGTGACGGTGACCGGCTCCCACAGCGGGCGGCCGGTCTCGGCCGGGCCGCCGAAGGAGTTCGGCTCGTAGTTCTTCGCGCCGCCGTGCCGGCCGTCGTACATGACGCCGTCCCGGCCGTGGGTGCGGGCCTCGGTGGCGTGCGGACGGTTCACCGGCAGGTGGTCGGCGTTGATGCCGACGCGGTAGCGGTGGGCGTCGCCGTACCCGAACAGCCGGCCCTGGAGCATCTTGTCGGGGGACGGGCCGATGCCCGGCACGAAGTGGTGCGGGGAGAAGATCGACTGCTCGACCTCGGCGAAGATGTTCTGCGGGTTGCGGTTCAGCTCCAGCTTGCCGATCGTGATCGGCGGATAGTCCGCGTGCGGCCACACCTTGGTGAGGTCGAACGGGTTGAAGCGGTAGGTGGCCGCCTCGTTCGCCGGCATGATCTGCACCTGCACGGTCCAGCTCGGGAAGTCACCGTTCTCGATGGAGACGCGCAGGTCGCGCTGGTGGCTGTCGGGGTCCTGGCCCGCGAGCACCGCCGCCTCCTCGGAGGTGAGGTTCTTGATGCCCTGGTCGGTCTTGAAGTGGTACTTGACCCAGAAGACCTCGCCGTCCTCGTTCGCCCACTGGAAGGTGTGCGAACCGAACCCGTCCAGGTGGCGGTAGGAGGCCGGGATGCCCCGGTCGCCGAACAGCCAGGTCACCTGGTGGGTGGACTCGGGCGACAGGCCCCAGAAGTCCCAGACGTTGTCCGCCTCCTGGGAGCCGGTGTACGGGTCGCGCTTCTGGGTGTGGATGAAGTCCGGGAACTTGATGGCGTCCCTGATGAAGAACACCGGGGTGTTGTTCCCGACGAGGTCGTAGTTGCCTTCCTCGGTGTAGAACTTCAGCGCGAAGCCGCGCGGGTCGCGGACGGCGTCGGCGGAGCCGAGGTTGCCGGCCACGGTGGAGAAGCGCAGGAAGACCTCGGTCTCCTTGCCGATCTCCGACAGGAACTTCGCCCGGGTGTACGGGGTGACGTCCGCGGTGACGGTGAAGGTGCCGTAGGCGCCGGCGCCGCGCGCGTGCACGATGCGCTCGGGGATGCGCTCCCGGTTGAAGTGGGCCAGCTTCTCGATGAGGTGCTGGTCCTGGATCAGGCCGGGGCCGCCCGCGCCCGCCGTCTGGCTGTTCTGGTTGTCGGCTACCGGTGCGCCGGCCTCCGTGGTGAGCGGTCCCGCCGCGGTCTGGTCGGTCATCCCTCTTCACGCCCTTCGTTCATGCATCCTCAAGCGGCTTCGGTGCGGACTCTTGGCCTCCGCTGAATCCGATCCTATATTGGACTTAGTCCAAGTCAAGACGTGGCCCGAAGTCATACGAAGTCGGGCCACCGGGAGGCTCGCGCTAGGGTGGAACCATGAGTGACCTGCTACAACGACTCCGGGACCGTGGCTGGCG
It contains:
- a CDS encoding response regulator transcription factor; amino-acid sequence: MRVVIAEDNALLREGMVLLLRSAGHEVAGVAATGPEVLPLLLEHRPDVAVLDVRLPPGFRDEGLRAALAAREQLPGLPVLVLSQYVEQTYAAELLGGGARGVGYLLKDRVGRVDDFLDALDRVVAGGTALDPEVVTELMSRQRRGDPLGELTPREREVLHLMAEGHDNATIAAALVITERSVHKHIGNVFVKLNLPPTDSGHRRVRAVLAYLNA
- a CDS encoding sensor histidine kinase, which gives rise to MPELLRTTWRASIHLLIGGALGLFNYLMVGVGLTAAGASLLVIGAAALPEFVLLLRRVAHFERTRSARWSGVPVPEHYPPLTGNLYERVRLSVTDPSTHRDLRWLGAHLLYGPALSYAVLLLWPIGLLADGVWHGLLRRPPLVLPLITRLADLSARWSRILLLPSPTVRLAERVEQLTATRAGAITAHGAELRRIERDLHDGAQAHLVALSMRLGLARRAYDRDPETARRLLDEAQDQAEEALGELRHVVRGIHPPVLTDRGLAGAVRALAAGSGLEVAVTVADALETGPRAPASVETAAYFTVAESLTNAAKHSGAQHATVDLDLTGDAGRTVLRVRVRDTGRGGADETRGTGLSGIRRRVAALDGTVRVQSPAGGPTEIEVELPCVW
- the hisN gene encoding histidinol-phosphatase, which encodes MADYHDDLRLAHVLADAADALTMDRFKAIDLQVATKPDMTPVTEADRAVEELIRSQLGRARPRDSVLGEEYGTSQGADTARRWIIDPIDGTKNYVRGVPVWATLIALLERDADGVERPVVGLVSAPALHRRWWAALGSGAYTGRNLASATRMRVSQVGEVADASFAYSSLTGWQERGKLGSFLELSRKVWRTRAYGDFWPYMMVAEGSVDLCAEPELSVWDMAANAIIVTEAGGRFTALDGTDGPLGADGAASNGLLHDALLAHLGYVPGAA
- a CDS encoding catalase, whose product is MTDQTAAGPLTTEAGAPVADNQNSQTAGAGGPGLIQDQHLIEKLAHFNRERIPERIVHARGAGAYGTFTVTADVTPYTRAKFLSEIGKETEVFLRFSTVAGNLGSADAVRDPRGFALKFYTEEGNYDLVGNNTPVFFIRDAIKFPDFIHTQKRDPYTGSQEADNVWDFWGLSPESTHQVTWLFGDRGIPASYRHLDGFGSHTFQWANEDGEVFWVKYHFKTDQGIKNLTSEEAAVLAGQDPDSHQRDLRVSIENGDFPSWTVQVQIMPANEAATYRFNPFDLTKVWPHADYPPITIGKLELNRNPQNIFAEVEQSIFSPHHFVPGIGPSPDKMLQGRLFGYGDAHRYRVGINADHLPVNRPHATEARTHGRDGVMYDGRHGGAKNYEPNSFGGPAETGRPLWEPVTVTGTTDGHATPSHAEDDDFVQAGNLYRLMSEEEKERLINNLAGFIAQVSRDDIAERAIENFRRADEDYGKRLQTAVQALRG